The Anaerohalosphaeraceae bacterium genome includes a window with the following:
- the hydG gene encoding [FeFe] hydrogenase H-cluster radical SAM maturase HydG has product MKAEQTVDPFINEQQIAEILSSASAKDASCVRDILSKAKELHGLEPEEIAVLASISDPELLGELFDTARYVKETIYGRRLVLFAPLYISNLCSNECLYCAFRARNKEVKRRALNQDEIRREVEILVNQGHKRILLVAGESYPKEGFSYILKSIETIYSVKTPTGEIRRVNVNIAPLTTDEFRQLKAARIGTYQLFQETYHRQTYQKVHQGGKKTDYNWRVTAMDRAMEAGIDDVGIGVLFGLFDWRFEILALMQHIRHLEERFGVGPHTISVPRLEPAAGSDMSTHPPQPVSDIDFRKIVAILRLAVPYTGIIMSTRETPNMRRETFALGVSQISAGSRTNPGGYAEGKDVLEEAQFSLGDHRPLDEVICDITRLGYIPSFCTGCYRLGRTGQDFMDLAKPGLIKQHCDPNALSTFLEYLIDYASPQTKEAGLVLIEQALRQMEPLTRRRTEAMLQKVRAGQHDVYC; this is encoded by the coding sequence ATGAAAGCTGAACAAACAGTCGACCCGTTTATAAACGAACAGCAGATTGCAGAAATCCTTTCGTCTGCCTCAGCCAAAGATGCATCCTGTGTCCGCGACATTCTGTCCAAAGCCAAAGAGCTGCACGGCTTGGAACCGGAGGAAATCGCCGTTTTGGCTTCTATCAGTGACCCTGAACTCCTCGGGGAACTGTTCGACACGGCCAGATATGTCAAAGAAACTATCTACGGCAGGCGGCTGGTCCTCTTTGCCCCCCTGTATATCTCCAACCTCTGCTCGAATGAGTGCCTCTACTGCGCCTTCCGAGCCCGAAACAAAGAAGTCAAACGCCGTGCCCTCAATCAGGACGAAATCCGCCGAGAAGTTGAAATCCTCGTCAATCAGGGGCATAAACGAATCCTCCTTGTAGCCGGTGAATCCTATCCAAAAGAAGGGTTTTCTTATATTCTCAAATCCATCGAAACCATCTATTCTGTAAAAACCCCAACCGGCGAAATCCGCCGCGTCAATGTCAATATTGCCCCGCTTACCACCGATGAGTTTCGCCAGTTAAAAGCCGCCCGAATCGGGACATACCAGCTCTTTCAGGAAACCTACCACCGCCAGACCTATCAGAAGGTCCATCAGGGCGGCAAAAAAACGGATTACAACTGGCGGGTTACCGCGATGGACCGGGCGATGGAGGCCGGCATAGATGATGTCGGCATCGGGGTGCTTTTCGGCCTCTTTGACTGGCGTTTCGAAATCCTCGCCCTAATGCAGCATATCCGCCATCTGGAAGAGCGGTTCGGCGTCGGCCCTCATACCATCAGTGTCCCCCGGCTCGAACCGGCCGCCGGCTCCGATATGTCCACTCATCCGCCGCAGCCCGTCAGCGACATCGATTTTCGCAAAATCGTCGCCATCCTCCGCCTGGCCGTCCCCTACACGGGCATTATTATGTCCACCCGCGAGACCCCCAATATGCGGCGCGAAACCTTCGCTCTGGGCGTTTCCCAAATCTCCGCCGGCAGCCGCACCAATCCGGGCGGCTATGCCGAAGGCAAAGACGTCCTCGAAGAAGCCCAGTTCTCGCTCGGCGACCACCGCCCGCTGGACGAAGTCATCTGCGACATCACCCGGCTCGGCTATATCCCATCCTTCTGCACCGGCTGCTATCGGCTCGGACGCACCGGACAGGATTTTATGGATTTGGCCAAGCCCGGCCTGATTAAGCAGCACTGCGACCCCAACGCCCTGTCCACGTTTCTGGAATACCTTATCGATTACGCCTCCCCGCAGACCAAAGAAGCCGGACTGGTCCTCATCGAGCAGGCCCTTCGGCAAATGGAGCCGCTCACACGCCGGCGCACCGAAGCGATGCTCCAAAAAGTCCGCGCCGGTCAGCACGATGTGTATTGTTGA
- a CDS encoding metallophosphoesterase, protein MTFKYFLVCKIPAFLFISAAVCIFGLEILLLTCRLRRLSPPRFLTRRRIIFLHLLTLIGLLCILWGFFIEPYRLQTTFITIPTSKLHGTSIRIVQISDLHCDRKPRLEPQLPEAVNRLNPDVVVFTGDALNDIRALPLLQQTLSAIQAPLGKFAVRGNVDNRLFPQVPLFENTGFVELSMDVRILEKDGQSFGLCGIDHAEGRRSWEALRHLRPDLFNILLFHNTDLVDYLEKTPVDLYLCGHTHGGQIALPLWGALVTQSIHGKTYEAGLYRKGRFSIYINRGIGMTGGWAPRIRFLAPPEITVFDIVPENSNPAIKTFEPLQRKSVP, encoded by the coding sequence ATGACGTTCAAATACTTCCTTGTCTGCAAAATTCCGGCCTTTCTGTTTATTTCCGCCGCCGTCTGCATCTTCGGTCTGGAAATCCTCCTTCTGACCTGTCGGCTTCGCCGTCTGAGCCCGCCTCGATTTCTCACCCGCCGCCGCATCATCTTCCTGCACCTTTTGACCCTCATCGGCCTGCTGTGCATCCTGTGGGGATTCTTTATCGAGCCCTACCGGCTCCAAACCACCTTCATCACCATTCCGACCTCGAAGCTGCACGGCACCTCCATCCGCATCGTGCAGATTTCCGACCTGCACTGCGACCGCAAACCGCGGCTGGAGCCCCAGCTGCCGGAGGCAGTCAACCGACTCAACCCCGACGTGGTGGTTTTTACCGGCGATGCCCTCAATGACATCCGGGCCCTGCCGCTGCTGCAGCAAACGCTTTCGGCCATTCAGGCCCCGCTGGGCAAGTTCGCCGTCCGCGGCAATGTGGACAACCGGCTCTTCCCGCAAGTCCCGCTGTTTGAAAACACCGGTTTCGTCGAGCTGTCGATGGATGTGCGGATTCTCGAAAAAGACGGCCAATCCTTCGGTCTGTGCGGAATCGACCACGCCGAAGGCCGCCGCAGCTGGGAGGCCCTTCGGCATCTTCGGCCCGACCTGTTTAACATCCTGCTCTTCCACAACACCGACCTGGTGGACTATCTGGAGAAAACACCGGTCGATTTGTACCTGTGCGGCCATACCCACGGCGGACAAATTGCCCTGCCGCTCTGGGGGGCTCTCGTGACCCAGTCCATCCACGGGAAAACTTACGAAGCCGGTCTGTACCGCAAAGGTCGTTTCTCTATCTATATAAATCGCGGGATTGGAATGACCGGCGGCTGGGCACCGCGCATCCGCTTTTTAGCCCCGCCGGAAATCACCGTCTTTGACATCGTCCCCGAGAATTCAAATCCGGCGATAAAAACATTCGAACCCCTTCAAAGGAAGTCTGTCCCGTGA
- a CDS encoding DUF2798 domain-containing protein codes for MSAQRNNALLRRLLNGFFMSLLMAAVMSAVMTLVNTGTGPGFLLRWMRAFCIGFAAAYPTAFLCAPLAQRLTNRLLQNNVPKENESGTDKI; via the coding sequence ATGTCTGCACAGAGAAACAATGCCCTCCTGCGGCGGCTCCTGAACGGCTTTTTTATGTCGCTTCTGATGGCCGCCGTGATGTCCGCCGTGATGACGCTGGTCAACACCGGCACTGGTCCCGGCTTTCTGCTGCGCTGGATGCGGGCCTTCTGCATCGGTTTTGCCGCCGCCTACCCAACTGCTTTTCTATGTGCACCGCTCGCCCAGCGGCTGACCAACAGACTCCTCCAGAACAACGTTCCAAAAGAAAATGAAAGCGGAACTGACAAAATCTGA
- a CDS encoding manganese efflux pump MntP family protein, whose amino-acid sequence MNCCEFFTIAAIAVALAMDAFAVSIVSGSVFRHLHIRHGIRMAVFFGAFQSLMPLLGWAAGKGLQTHIQPFDHWLAFGLLTFIGGKMAIESLKIEKAERTPSDPSNLIVLLALSVATSIDALAVGLTLSLVTEHIFSAVLLIGLITFVISLLGWEIGKRIGRFFETQIELAGGLILIGIGLKILFEHLLSS is encoded by the coding sequence GTGAACTGCTGTGAATTTTTTACGATTGCCGCCATTGCCGTCGCCCTGGCAATGGATGCTTTTGCCGTTTCGATTGTCAGCGGCTCGGTCTTTCGCCACCTGCATATCCGCCACGGCATCCGGATGGCCGTTTTCTTCGGGGCCTTTCAGTCCCTGATGCCGCTGCTGGGCTGGGCGGCGGGCAAAGGACTCCAGACCCACATTCAGCCCTTCGATCACTGGCTGGCCTTCGGCCTGCTGACCTTCATCGGCGGAAAAATGGCGATTGAATCCCTCAAAATCGAAAAAGCAGAAAGAACCCCGTCCGACCCGTCCAATCTTATCGTCCTGCTGGCTTTGAGCGTCGCCACGAGCATCGATGCCCTCGCCGTGGGACTGACGCTCTCACTGGTGACGGAACACATTTTCTCCGCCGTCCTGCTGATCGGCCTGATTACCTTCGTCATTTCCCTGCTCGGCTGGGAAATCGGCAAACGCATCGGACGCTTCTTTGAAACACAAATCGAGCTGGCCGGCGGTCTGATTCTCATCGGCATCGGCCTCAAAATCCTCTTCGAACACCTCCTGTCCTCCTGA
- a CDS encoding sulfatase-like hydrolase/transferase — protein sequence MNRRDFLRQALSAAACGGAMGLAGCAERKRGPERFPIQRPNILFILADDLGYGDLGCYGQRRIQTPNLDRMAQEGLRFTQHYAGSAVCAPSRCSLLTGFHTGHARIRGNDRRPLLPEDVTIAERLREAGYTTGVIGKWGLGEAGSTGIPTRQGFDYFFGYLNQQHAHNYYPEFLWRNEEKVPLPNVVERPAGRPNHPGGVSTNRAVYSHDLFMEEAERFVRQNASRPFFLYLALTIPHANNEAGVKGMEVPDWGPYAQEDWPEPQKGYAAMITRMDEGIGRLLAVLKELGIDERTIVFFSSDNGPHQEGGADPRFFQSSGPLRGFKRDLYEGGIRVPMLVRWPGVIRPGGRTEHVSAFWDFYPTCLELAGLEAEEGLDGISFLPVLLGQENRQKEHPYLYWELHEAGGIQAIRMGRWKAIRRNLASESNPPIELYDLKLDPMESRDVSRDYLPIAKKMQQLFQTARTESPDYRFGAERTAAESD from the coding sequence GTGAATCGGAGAGATTTTCTTCGGCAGGCCCTGTCGGCGGCGGCTTGCGGAGGAGCGATGGGGTTGGCCGGCTGTGCTGAACGGAAACGCGGGCCGGAACGTTTCCCCATCCAGCGGCCGAATATTCTGTTCATTCTGGCGGATGACCTCGGATACGGGGATTTGGGGTGCTACGGTCAGCGGCGGATTCAGACGCCGAATCTGGACCGGATGGCGCAGGAAGGGCTTCGTTTTACACAGCATTATGCGGGCAGTGCGGTTTGTGCGCCGTCGCGATGCAGTCTTTTGACGGGGTTTCACACGGGACATGCGCGGATACGCGGCAACGACCGAAGGCCGCTGCTGCCGGAGGATGTGACGATTGCCGAGCGGCTGCGGGAGGCGGGTTATACAACGGGAGTCATCGGCAAATGGGGGCTCGGGGAGGCCGGTTCGACCGGAATCCCGACTCGACAAGGCTTTGACTATTTCTTCGGCTATTTGAATCAGCAGCATGCCCACAATTATTATCCGGAGTTTTTGTGGCGGAACGAAGAGAAGGTGCCGCTGCCGAATGTCGTCGAGCGGCCGGCCGGAAGACCGAATCACCCGGGCGGGGTTTCGACGAATCGGGCGGTTTATTCGCATGATTTGTTTATGGAGGAGGCGGAGCGTTTTGTCCGGCAGAATGCCTCCCGGCCTTTTTTCCTGTATCTGGCCTTAACGATTCCGCATGCGAACAATGAAGCGGGGGTCAAGGGGATGGAAGTGCCGGACTGGGGGCCTTATGCACAGGAAGATTGGCCCGAGCCGCAAAAGGGATATGCGGCGATGATTACGCGGATGGATGAGGGAATCGGCCGGCTGCTGGCGGTGCTGAAGGAGTTGGGGATTGATGAACGGACGATTGTGTTCTTTTCGAGCGACAACGGGCCGCATCAGGAGGGCGGAGCCGACCCGCGGTTTTTCCAAAGCAGCGGGCCGCTGCGGGGATTTAAGCGGGATTTGTATGAAGGGGGCATTCGGGTGCCGATGCTCGTCCGCTGGCCGGGGGTGATTCGCCCGGGCGGGCGCACGGAGCATGTGAGTGCGTTTTGGGATTTTTACCCGACCTGTCTGGAGCTGGCGGGATTAGAAGCGGAGGAGGGACTGGACGGCATCTCGTTTCTGCCGGTCCTGCTGGGCCAGGAGAACCGGCAGAAAGAACATCCTTATCTGTATTGGGAACTGCATGAGGCGGGCGGCATTCAGGCGATTCGGATGGGCCGATGGAAGGCCATTCGGCGGAATCTGGCGAGTGAATCGAATCCGCCGATTGAACTGTATGATTTGAAACTGGACCCGATGGAAAGCCGCGATGTATCCCGAGACTATCTGCCTATAGCGAAAAAGATGCAGCAGCTTTTTCAAACGGCCAGAACCGAATCGCCGGATTATCGGTTCGGTGCGGAACGGACGGCGGCTGAGTCGGATTGA
- a CDS encoding DUF5989 family protein — protein sequence MTESSGSSVRREFEEQARQGRTTLLAEFLDFLKHNKKWWLLPILLMLLLLGLIVLLSGTAVAPFLYPLF from the coding sequence ATGACAGAGTCCAGCGGTTCGTCGGTACGCAGAGAGTTTGAGGAGCAGGCTCGGCAGGGCCGAACCACGCTTTTGGCGGAGTTTCTTGATTTTCTCAAGCACAACAAAAAATGGTGGCTTCTGCCGATTCTGCTGATGCTGCTTCTGTTGGGGCTGATTGTTCTGCTGAGCGGCACGGCCGTGGCGCCGTTTTTGTATCCGCTCTTTTAG
- the hydF gene encoding [FeFe] hydrogenase H-cluster maturation GTPase HydF, with the protein MTQAAPKGFRLHIGIFGRRNVGKSSLLNALTRQQVSIVSDQAGTTTDPVEKPMELLPLGPVLFIDTAGIDDVGALGQMRIGKTRQVFDRTDIGLLVTDGIWGEFEEQIARELSARKIPLIAVFNKTDLTEPAPSILEQLQHRSIPFVQTAAASGLGIEPLREVLIRTVPADFINQPVIAADLVGEGGLAVLVVPIDKEAPKGRLILPQVQTIRDLLDHSAMCIVTTEHTLSEALEKLNTPPALVVTDSQAFAKVAEIVPAGVKMTGFSVLYSRLKGDLTTQMLGALAVDTLCPNDRILIAESCTHHPIGDDIGRVKIPKWLTRRVGGPLQFTTVQGHDFPEDLSPYKLVIHCGACMWNRREMLTRILRCQQAGVPITNYGLVIAYTLGLFERALEPFPETLALYRKTIQEHRKKCLHRETMPSCGGS; encoded by the coding sequence ATGACACAGGCAGCCCCCAAAGGATTTCGACTTCATATCGGTATCTTCGGCAGACGCAATGTCGGCAAATCCAGTCTGCTGAACGCCCTGACCCGACAGCAGGTCTCCATTGTCTCCGACCAGGCGGGCACCACCACCGACCCCGTCGAAAAACCGATGGAGCTGCTGCCGCTGGGGCCCGTCCTCTTTATCGACACGGCCGGCATTGATGATGTCGGGGCGCTGGGGCAAATGCGTATTGGAAAAACCCGTCAGGTCTTCGACCGAACGGACATCGGCCTGCTTGTCACGGACGGCATCTGGGGCGAATTCGAAGAGCAGATTGCCCGGGAACTGTCCGCCCGGAAGATTCCGCTGATTGCCGTCTTCAACAAAACAGACCTGACCGAGCCCGCCCCATCGATTCTCGAGCAGCTGCAGCACCGTTCCATTCCGTTCGTCCAAACGGCCGCCGCATCCGGCTTGGGCATTGAGCCGCTTCGGGAAGTCCTTATCCGCACCGTCCCCGCCGACTTTATCAATCAGCCCGTGATTGCCGCCGACCTTGTCGGGGAGGGCGGCCTGGCCGTGCTGGTTGTGCCGATTGACAAAGAGGCCCCCAAAGGCCGGCTCATCCTCCCGCAGGTCCAGACCATTCGCGACCTGCTCGATCACAGTGCGATGTGCATTGTCACGACGGAACACACTTTGTCGGAGGCCCTCGAAAAACTGAACACTCCGCCGGCCCTGGTCGTCACGGATTCTCAGGCCTTCGCCAAAGTCGCCGAAATCGTGCCTGCCGGCGTTAAAATGACCGGCTTTTCCGTCCTTTATTCCCGACTGAAAGGAGACCTGACCACCCAGATGCTCGGCGCATTAGCCGTCGATACTCTTTGCCCGAACGACCGCATCCTTATCGCCGAATCCTGCACGCATCATCCAATCGGCGACGACATCGGACGCGTGAAAATCCCCAAATGGCTCACCCGTCGAGTCGGCGGGCCGCTGCAGTTTACCACCGTTCAGGGCCACGACTTTCCGGAAGACCTTTCGCCTTACAAACTCGTTATCCACTGCGGCGCCTGTATGTGGAATCGAAGAGAAATGCTCACCCGCATCCTCCGCTGTCAGCAGGCGGGTGTGCCCATCACCAATTACGGGCTGGTCATTGCCTACACCCTCGGCCTCTTCGAACGCGCCCTCGAACCGTTTCCGGAAACGCTGGCTCTTTATCGAAAAACGATTCAGGAACACCGGAAGAAATGTCTGCACAGAGAAACAATGCCCTCCTGCGGCGGCTCCTGA
- a CDS encoding SxtJ family membrane protein → MAMMEFNWKPSDKTLRQFGFGCLVMLPVLGYLLHWRFGLPAKAAWGMAAAGVLLFAAGLSVPKAVWPFYVLLTAVGFPIGWLISHTVMILFYFGILTPIGLVFRLMGRDVLHRRWDKQAETYWVRCTHSVSARRYFRQF, encoded by the coding sequence ATGGCGATGATGGAATTCAACTGGAAGCCGTCGGACAAGACGCTGCGGCAGTTCGGCTTCGGGTGTCTGGTGATGCTGCCGGTGCTCGGATATCTGCTGCATTGGCGGTTTGGACTGCCTGCGAAGGCGGCCTGGGGAATGGCAGCAGCGGGGGTGCTGCTGTTTGCAGCCGGGTTGAGTGTGCCCAAAGCGGTTTGGCCGTTTTATGTCCTGCTGACGGCGGTCGGCTTTCCAATCGGCTGGCTGATCAGTCATACGGTGATGATTCTGTTTTATTTCGGGATTCTGACCCCGATTGGGCTGGTGTTTCGGCTGATGGGACGGGATGTGCTGCACCGCCGATGGGACAAACAGGCCGAGACATACTGGGTGCGGTGTACGCATTCGGTTTCAGCCCGCCGCTATTTTCGCCAGTTTTAA
- a CDS encoding carbamoyltransferase, with translation MAEQKKDKKPIRILGISAFYHDSAAALVVDGRIAAAAQEERFTRKKHDHNFPINAVHYCLKEEGIDASQLDYVVFYEKPLVRFERILETYIAYAPRGFKQFLMSIPLWLKQKLHLPREMDRALNFQYKGRYLFCEHHESHAASAFFPSPFEEAVILTMDGVGEWATASIGAGRGNQIEMLYELRFPHSLGLLYSAFTYFTGFRVNSGEYKLMGLAPYGRPIYYDKIMSEMLDLKEDGSFRLNLDYFAYCYSDVMVSPKFEEMFGGPRRKPETQITQREMDIAASIQKVTEEIMLRMSRYAHRQTGMKNLVLAGGVALNCVGNGRILREGPFEHIWIQPAAGDAGGALGAALFVWHQLLENPRKPVPQDMQNGSLLGPAFTTEEIKAYLDSQGAVYEVYEKESDLLEVVSDALIDQKVVGWFQGRMEFGPRALGSRSILGDARNEQMQSKMNLKIKFRESFRPFAPSVLAERASEYFGLGDGCSSPYMLLVAPVREEKRIAAEKTDGLFGLDLLKVRRSCVPGITHVDYSARIQTVDAERHGRYYRLLKRFEEKTGCPLVINTSFNVRGEPIVCTPENAYRCFMATNMDMLVMENVVLRKERQPQAKSYEVDEYLAKFALD, from the coding sequence ATGGCGGAACAGAAAAAAGATAAGAAACCGATTCGAATCTTGGGGATTTCGGCGTTTTACCATGACAGTGCGGCGGCGCTGGTGGTGGACGGACGCATTGCGGCTGCTGCGCAGGAGGAGCGCTTCACGCGGAAAAAGCACGACCACAACTTTCCGATAAATGCAGTCCATTATTGCCTGAAAGAAGAAGGTATTGACGCCTCGCAGCTGGATTATGTGGTTTTTTATGAGAAGCCGCTGGTTCGGTTCGAGCGGATTTTGGAGACCTATATTGCCTATGCCCCGCGTGGATTTAAGCAGTTTTTGATGAGCATTCCTCTGTGGCTGAAGCAGAAACTGCATCTGCCGCGGGAGATGGACCGAGCCCTGAACTTCCAATACAAGGGCCGGTATCTTTTCTGCGAGCATCACGAATCGCATGCGGCCAGTGCGTTTTTCCCCTCGCCGTTCGAGGAGGCGGTGATTTTGACGATGGACGGTGTAGGGGAGTGGGCGACGGCGAGCATCGGTGCCGGACGCGGCAATCAGATTGAGATGTTGTATGAGCTGCGGTTTCCGCACTCGCTGGGGTTGCTGTATTCGGCCTTTACCTATTTTACCGGTTTTCGGGTTAATTCGGGGGAATACAAGTTGATGGGGCTGGCGCCGTATGGCAGGCCGATTTATTATGACAAAATCATGTCCGAAATGCTGGATTTGAAGGAGGACGGTTCGTTCCGGCTGAATCTGGATTATTTTGCCTATTGTTATTCGGATGTGATGGTCAGCCCGAAATTTGAGGAGATGTTCGGCGGGCCGCGACGCAAGCCGGAAACGCAGATTACCCAGCGGGAGATGGATATTGCGGCCTCAATTCAAAAGGTGACGGAAGAGATTATGCTGCGGATGAGCCGGTATGCACACCGGCAGACGGGAATGAAGAATCTGGTGCTGGCCGGCGGGGTGGCGCTGAATTGTGTGGGCAACGGGCGGATTTTGCGGGAGGGGCCGTTTGAGCATATCTGGATTCAGCCGGCGGCGGGAGATGCAGGCGGGGCGCTGGGGGCGGCGCTGTTTGTATGGCATCAATTGCTGGAAAATCCGCGAAAGCCCGTCCCGCAGGATATGCAGAACGGCTCGCTTCTGGGGCCGGCCTTTACAACGGAGGAAATCAAGGCCTATCTGGATTCGCAGGGGGCGGTTTACGAAGTTTACGAAAAGGAATCGGATTTGCTGGAGGTGGTTTCGGATGCCCTGATTGACCAGAAAGTGGTCGGCTGGTTTCAGGGGCGGATGGAGTTCGGGCCGCGGGCACTGGGCTCGCGAAGCATCCTGGGCGATGCCCGGAATGAGCAGATGCAGTCAAAGATGAATCTGAAGATTAAATTCCGCGAATCCTTCCGGCCGTTTGCCCCCAGTGTCCTGGCGGAGCGGGCGTCGGAGTATTTCGGGCTGGGCGACGGGTGCAGCAGTCCGTATATGCTGCTGGTAGCACCGGTGCGGGAGGAAAAGCGGATTGCGGCGGAAAAGACGGATGGGCTGTTTGGGCTGGATTTGCTGAAGGTGCGCCGCAGCTGTGTCCCGGGGATTACCCATGTGGATTATTCGGCCCGCATTCAAACGGTGGATGCCGAGCGGCACGGACGGTATTATCGGCTGCTGAAGCGGTTTGAGGAAAAAACGGGCTGCCCGCTGGTGATTAATACGAGCTTCAATGTGCGGGGTGAGCCGATTGTCTGTACGCCGGAGAATGCGTACCGGTGTTTTATGGCAACGAATATGGATATGCTGGTGATGGAAAATGTGGTGCTGCGAAAGGAACGGCAGCCGCAGGCCAAGTCCTACGAGGTCGATGAATATCTGGCAAAGTTTGCTTTGGATTGA
- a CDS encoding DUF1638 domain-containing protein, which translates to MAHYYAIACKALKPEIEFCLTKQPSQNSLTVDWMQQGLHNTPEELRTQLQKKLDTVPDADAVLLAYGLCGGALRGLHCRRTLVIPRAHDCISLLFGSRETHEQYVREYPGSYFFSAGWLREAPVPSAQNDRRRLEEYTALYGPDNADYLLQTETAWRKKYKQAVYISWNLPDSPQDRRMVQDCAAYLGWNYTEIQGSPDWLCRLLNGPWNPEDFLVLNPNQPVPEDLSGLCLRETQP; encoded by the coding sequence ATGGCTCATTATTACGCAATTGCCTGTAAAGCCCTGAAACCTGAAATCGAGTTTTGCCTGACCAAACAGCCGTCTCAAAACTCGCTGACGGTCGATTGGATGCAGCAGGGGCTCCACAACACTCCGGAGGAGCTGCGGACCCAACTCCAGAAAAAACTGGACACCGTTCCGGATGCGGATGCGGTCCTGCTGGCCTACGGCCTGTGCGGCGGGGCCCTTCGCGGCCTTCACTGTCGTCGGACCCTGGTTATCCCCCGCGCCCACGACTGCATCAGCCTGCTCTTCGGCTCGCGAGAGACCCACGAACAATATGTCCGGGAATACCCCGGCTCTTACTTTTTCAGTGCCGGCTGGCTTCGGGAGGCCCCTGTCCCCTCCGCCCAGAACGACCGCCGTCGGCTGGAAGAATACACCGCCCTCTACGGACCGGACAACGCCGACTACCTCCTCCAAACCGAAACGGCCTGGCGAAAAAAATACAAACAGGCCGTCTATATCAGCTGGAACCTGCCGGACAGCCCCCAAGACCGCCGAATGGTTCAGGATTGTGCCGCCTATCTGGGCTGGAACTATACCGAAATCCAAGGCAGCCCCGACTGGCTCTGCCGGCTCCTGAACGGCCCGTGGAATCCGGAGGACTTTCTCGTTTTAAATCCCAACCAACCGGTCCCGGAGGACCTTTCCGGACTTTGCCTGAGAGAAACCCAGCCATGA
- the hydE gene encoding [FeFe] hydrogenase H-cluster radical SAM maturase HydE: MKAELTKSEIEFWLRQTDPAALEKLWQAADRVRRETVGDAVHLRGLLEISNYCRRACAYCGLSRHNPSLPRYRMTAEEILEAARQIAAFGYGTVVLQAGEDDGIEAAWLADIIRIIKQTTPLAVTLSLGERSLNELRLWRQAGADRYLLRFETSDPELFRLIHPPVPGQMLSRIDILRQLRSLGYEVGSGVMVGIPGQTYRRLAEDIDLFRQLDLDMIGVGPYIPHPHTPLGQGRLKPSVSPAEQVPNTEEMTYKVIALTRLVCPEANIPSTTALATINRESGRELGLQRGANIVMPNCTPPHYRQLYEIYPGKACINETAQACQSCLAERIRSIGRTIGTGPGSRQHRTNSPDTQSDSAAVRSAPNR; this comes from the coding sequence ATGAAAGCGGAACTGACAAAATCTGAAATCGAATTCTGGCTCCGCCAAACCGACCCGGCAGCACTCGAAAAACTCTGGCAGGCCGCCGACCGGGTCCGCCGAGAAACAGTCGGCGACGCCGTCCACCTTCGCGGTCTTCTCGAAATCTCCAATTACTGCCGCCGCGCCTGCGCTTACTGCGGCCTGTCCCGACACAATCCTTCTTTACCCCGCTACCGGATGACCGCAGAGGAAATCCTCGAGGCCGCCCGGCAAATCGCCGCCTTCGGCTACGGGACTGTCGTCCTGCAGGCCGGCGAGGACGACGGCATCGAGGCCGCCTGGCTGGCGGACATCATCCGCATCATCAAACAAACAACCCCGCTGGCCGTCACCCTCAGTCTGGGCGAACGTTCCCTGAATGAATTGCGTCTCTGGCGGCAGGCCGGCGCCGACCGCTACCTTCTGCGGTTTGAAACCTCCGACCCGGAGCTCTTTCGGCTCATCCATCCGCCGGTTCCCGGACAGATGCTTTCCCGCATCGATATCCTTCGGCAGCTGCGTTCACTGGGCTATGAAGTCGGCAGCGGGGTAATGGTCGGCATCCCCGGCCAAACCTACCGCCGGCTGGCTGAGGATATCGATTTATTTCGGCAGCTGGACCTCGACATGATCGGCGTGGGCCCCTATATCCCGCACCCCCACACCCCGCTGGGGCAAGGCCGACTCAAGCCCTCCGTCAGCCCTGCTGAACAGGTACCGAACACCGAAGAGATGACCTACAAAGTAATCGCTTTGACTCGACTTGTCTGCCCCGAAGCCAATATCCCCAGCACAACCGCACTGGCGACGATCAATCGGGAAAGCGGACGCGAGCTGGGGCTTCAGCGCGGCGCCAATATTGTCATGCCCAACTGCACCCCGCCGCATTATCGGCAGCTCTATGAAATCTACCCGGGCAAGGCCTGCATCAACGAAACTGCTCAGGCATGTCAGTCCTGTCTGGCCGAACGCATCCGCTCTATCGGACGCACCATCGGCACCGGTCCAGGCAGCCGGCAGCACCGGACAAACTCTCCCGACACTCAATCCGACTCAGCCGCCGTCCGTTCCGCACCGAACCGATAA